One window of Nostoc sp. C052 genomic DNA carries:
- a CDS encoding DUF3352 domain-containing protein, whose translation MNRQRSFIGFIVAGAIALLVIAIASFYWFFAKSPANLIASTSQPGAAIFVSKLSPAMVSLLANPDRLQALDREEELSKLKTSLFAKSGIDYKEDIQPWLGDEITLAIATLDIDRDPENGQQPGYLLALATKQPEKSREFVELFFSKRALAGENLAVEQYKGIKLISDNSQPEQDSLAGAVVGEGFVLFANDPKVLRDAINNVQAPDLNLTSSPEYQKATKELPKGGLAVAFLNLPIVAKWQGLELSEQLYNSQIISLALNPKGLLAETTFLTSSEIVPPSAPLSKPVGALQYIPASAGLAISGSNLSNLGDSDLTKLWRQATATIYGSGEDVVSRLAKPLANVQKRWGINLPEDIFSWVQGEYAIALLPEKEQTTPHWIFVVEKSESVEKGVTRLDAIASSNGLSISPLTIDQQKISAWTELTTATKKSDVKEGESFSIETKVRGLHTSLGNYEIFTSDLETMDEILTIKNNSIIDNLNFKDSIAAIPLPNQGYIYLDWTKSQNLLERQVPILKLAEVLGKPFFNNLRSLTLSSYGTDTRSLKGGVFFQLNNS comes from the coding sequence GTGAATAGGCAACGTTCATTTATTGGTTTTATCGTCGCTGGGGCGATCGCACTGCTAGTAATTGCGATCGCCAGCTTTTACTGGTTTTTCGCCAAAAGTCCGGCTAACCTCATTGCTTCCACCTCCCAGCCTGGTGCAGCCATATTCGTGTCAAAACTTTCCCCTGCAATGGTTTCATTACTGGCAAATCCCGATCGTTTGCAGGCGTTGGATCGTGAAGAGGAACTATCTAAACTCAAAACCAGCTTATTCGCCAAGAGTGGCATAGATTATAAAGAAGACATTCAACCCTGGTTAGGGGACGAAATTACATTAGCGATCGCCACCTTAGATATCGATCGCGATCCAGAAAACGGACAGCAGCCAGGGTATCTATTGGCATTAGCAACAAAGCAACCGGAGAAAAGCCGCGAATTTGTCGAATTATTTTTTTCTAAACGAGCGTTAGCTGGAGAAAACCTAGCTGTTGAACAATATAAAGGCATAAAACTGATTTCTGACAATTCTCAACCAGAACAAGACTCGCTTGCTGGTGCTGTTGTTGGCGAAGGCTTTGTATTGTTTGCCAACGATCCGAAAGTGTTGCGAGATGCGATCAATAACGTCCAAGCGCCCGATCTAAATTTGACTAGCTCCCCTGAATACCAAAAAGCTACCAAAGAACTGCCCAAAGGGGGTTTAGCTGTAGCTTTCTTAAATCTTCCCATCGTAGCAAAATGGCAAGGGTTAGAGTTATCAGAACAACTTTATAACAGCCAAATTATATCCTTGGCGTTGAATCCTAAAGGATTGCTGGCGGAAACCACCTTTTTGACTTCATCAGAAATTGTCCCACCATCTGCACCGCTATCTAAACCTGTAGGAGCGTTGCAATATATTCCAGCTTCCGCAGGTTTGGCAATTTCCGGCTCAAATTTGAGTAATTTGGGTGATAGTGATTTAACTAAACTCTGGAGACAAGCAACAGCAACTATATATGGTTCTGGGGAAGATGTGGTTTCTCGGTTAGCAAAACCTTTGGCGAATGTTCAAAAACGCTGGGGTATAAACTTACCAGAGGATATTTTCAGTTGGGTACAGGGAGAATACGCCATAGCATTGTTACCTGAGAAAGAGCAAACAACCCCACATTGGATTTTTGTGGTGGAAAAATCAGAGAGTGTGGAAAAAGGCGTTACTCGTTTAGATGCGATCGCCTCATCCAACGGACTCAGTATCAGTCCGTTAACTATAGATCAGCAAAAAATTTCTGCTTGGACAGAGTTAACTACGGCTACTAAAAAAAGTGATGTTAAAGAAGGAGAATCTTTTAGCATTGAAACAAAAGTGCGGGGACTGCACACAAGTTTAGGAAATTACGAAATTTTCACCTCTGACTTAGAGACGATGGATGAAATTCTCACAATCAAGAATAATTCCATAATTGATAATCTCAACTTCAAAGATAGTATCGCTGCGATTCCCTTACCAAACCAAGGCTATATATATCTTGACTGGACAAAGAGCCAGAATTTATTAGAGCGTCAAGTACCGATTCTCAAACTAGCGGAAGTCTTAGGTAAACCGTTTTTTAATAATCTGCGATCGCTCACACTCAGTAGTTATGGAACTGACACGCGATCGCTTAAAGGTGGTGTCTTCTTCCAACTAAATAATTCGTGA
- a CDS encoding rhodanese-like domain-containing protein: MNQISVEELAQRLSSNDTSIQLVDVREPQELAIASIEGFVNLPLSQFAEWGDQIPTLFNPQVETLVLCHHGIRSAQMCQWLIAQGFTNVQNISGGIDAYSLLVDPSIPQY, translated from the coding sequence ATGAACCAAATTAGTGTAGAAGAACTGGCACAACGTCTTTCTTCTAATGATACAAGTATTCAGCTAGTAGATGTGCGTGAACCCCAAGAATTGGCGATCGCTAGCATTGAGGGCTTTGTCAACCTACCTTTAAGTCAATTTGCCGAATGGGGAGATCAAATACCTACCCTCTTCAATCCCCAAGTTGAAACCCTTGTGCTATGCCACCACGGCATCCGCTCTGCCCAGATGTGCCAGTGGTTAATTGCTCAAGGTTTTACAAATGTGCAAAATATTTCGGGTGGTATTGATGCCTATTCCCTATTAGTAGATCCTTCAATTCCCCAATATTAG
- a CDS encoding ATP-binding protein: MSQPEYTTAQAKALTNHDRKPIHIPGSIQPHGVLLALNTQLEILQVSNNTQAYLGKEPADLLGQPLRYLLEARQVEIVKQCLGKKIGSSNTFKVLINTLAGEKYFDAIAHRLEEAVILELEPTNSESELSFLGFYSLAGVAIAKMQSTSNLVEFLHLVAEEVQKIIGFDRVMVYQFDESEAGSVVAEVKREDLSPYLGLHYPATDIPAQARELYTRCFLRFLPDLTAEPIKLVPTENPTTHQPLDLSYSVLRSFDWCCAEYHQNMGVKALLVISLIQEQKLWGLISCHHQTPKYISYEVRKMCEFLGQIVSSELTHKISHSEWDYKVKLKSLQSEFLESISQADNFIDALIKPEIRLLDLVSASGAAVCLDNEVTLVEATPNIDEVRTLIEWADTQVSDNLFSTDSLPKLYPEALRFKDTASGLLLLRISKVRHYYILWFRPEVIQTVHWAGNPQESIQTQADASLTLSPRKSFEQWQETVRLTSLPWKACELDSAIALRNAIVGIVLSKADELAKINLELERSNQELASFAYAASHDLKEPLRGIYNFSTVLLEDYSQVLDDDGIECLQTVVSLSVRMETLINALLRLSQLGQAQLRLQPTNLNELLTQVIEVFRASRQDSGLVDIRIPRPLPTILCDRVLVNEVFSNLLGNAFKYNDKAEQWVEIGYLSQEESGEQGSISPLPLCPSAPLPLLHAQSPITFYIRDNGIGIPQHHLETIFRLFKRLHSQEKYGGGAGAGLAIVKKIVELHNGKIWVESTFGVGSIFYFTLE, encoded by the coding sequence ATGAGCCAGCCTGAATATACTACAGCCCAAGCAAAAGCCCTGACTAACCACGATCGCAAACCTATTCACATACCTGGCTCTATTCAACCTCATGGCGTACTACTGGCACTCAATACTCAGCTAGAGATATTGCAAGTCAGCAACAATACCCAAGCATATTTGGGCAAAGAGCCAGCAGATTTGCTCGGTCAACCTTTGAGGTATTTACTTGAAGCTCGGCAAGTGGAAATTGTCAAGCAGTGCTTGGGGAAAAAAATTGGCAGTTCTAATACTTTTAAAGTATTAATAAATACCTTAGCTGGGGAAAAATACTTTGACGCTATTGCTCATCGTTTAGAAGAGGCTGTGATTCTGGAGTTAGAACCGACCAATTCCGAATCTGAGTTGAGTTTCTTGGGCTTTTATAGTTTGGCAGGTGTTGCGATCGCAAAAATGCAAAGCACATCTAATCTGGTAGAATTCTTGCATTTGGTCGCTGAAGAAGTTCAAAAAATCATCGGTTTTGATCGGGTGATGGTTTATCAATTTGACGAGTCGGAAGCGGGTTCTGTGGTTGCAGAAGTCAAACGCGAAGACTTATCACCGTATTTAGGACTCCACTATCCCGCGACAGATATTCCAGCGCAGGCTAGGGAGTTATACACGCGCTGCTTTCTCCGATTTCTCCCCGACTTGACTGCCGAACCGATTAAATTAGTTCCAACAGAAAATCCGACAACACACCAGCCTCTTGACTTAAGCTACTCTGTGCTACGAAGTTTTGATTGGTGTTGTGCAGAATATCATCAAAATATGGGCGTGAAGGCTCTTTTGGTGATTTCACTGATTCAAGAGCAGAAGCTTTGGGGATTAATATCTTGCCACCATCAAACACCAAAGTATATTTCTTACGAAGTCCGCAAGATGTGCGAATTTTTGGGACAGATTGTCTCTTCAGAGTTAACACACAAAATTAGTCATTCGGAATGGGATTATAAGGTAAAGCTCAAATCGCTACAGTCTGAGTTTCTTGAGTCCATTTCCCAAGCAGACAATTTTATCGATGCCCTAATTAAACCTGAAATCCGCTTACTCGATCTTGTTAGTGCTTCAGGAGCGGCAGTTTGTCTGGATAATGAAGTTACCCTTGTGGAAGCAACACCGAATATTGATGAGGTGCGGACGTTAATTGAATGGGCGGATACCCAAGTTAGTGACAATCTGTTCTCTACTGATTCTCTACCCAAGCTTTACCCAGAAGCCCTGAGATTTAAAGATACTGCCAGTGGGCTGTTGCTGCTGCGGATTTCTAAAGTCCGGCACTATTACATCCTTTGGTTTCGTCCCGAAGTAATCCAAACGGTACACTGGGCAGGAAATCCCCAGGAATCTATTCAAACCCAGGCAGATGCTAGCCTTACCCTATCTCCACGAAAATCCTTTGAACAATGGCAAGAAACAGTTAGATTAACTTCTCTACCTTGGAAAGCTTGTGAACTTGACAGTGCGATCGCTCTGAGGAATGCGATCGTTGGTATTGTACTCTCGAAGGCGGATGAATTAGCTAAAATCAACCTGGAGTTAGAGCGTAGCAACCAAGAACTAGCATCCTTTGCCTACGCGGCTTCCCACGACCTCAAGGAACCTTTGCGGGGTATTTATAATTTCTCAACGGTGTTGCTAGAAGACTATAGTCAAGTATTAGATGATGACGGAATCGAGTGCTTGCAAACAGTAGTATCCTTGTCTGTACGCATGGAAACTCTGATTAATGCTCTACTGCGGTTATCACAGTTAGGACAAGCACAACTACGCTTGCAACCAACTAACCTCAACGAATTACTCACCCAAGTGATTGAGGTTTTTCGTGCTAGTCGTCAAGATTCTGGGCTTGTGGATATTCGCATTCCTCGCCCTTTACCAACTATTTTATGCGATCGAGTTCTCGTTAATGAAGTCTTTAGTAATCTCCTTGGTAATGCGTTCAAATACAACGATAAAGCAGAGCAATGGGTTGAGATTGGCTACCTTTCTCAAGAAGAGTCAGGGGAGCAGGGGAGCATTTCCCCTCTGCCCCTCTGCCCCTCTGCCCCTCTGCCTCTTCTCCATGCCCAATCCCCAATCACTTTTTATATCCGCGATAACGGCATTGGAATTCCACAGCATCATCTCGAAACTATCTTTAGATTATTTAAGCGGCTCCATTCCCAGGAAAAGTACGGTGGAGGAGCCGGTGCTGGGCTAGCTATTGTTAAGAAGATTGTTGAGCTTCATAACGGTAAAATTTGGGTTGAATCTACCTTTGGCGTTGGCTCAATATTCTATTTTACGCTGGAATAG
- a CDS encoding response regulator — protein MTKKLHEPLLVVEDSNEDFRMLQRLMRRMSVQNPIHRCTNGDEVLEFLYQLGKDSYAKGESPPNPKVALRPSVILLDLNLPGIDGRDILDRLKQDKSFKGIPIVVFTTSSNPKDIELCYQKGANGYLVKPMDAQELKKTIQAFVDYWLEANTPPVLD, from the coding sequence ATGACAAAAAAACTTCATGAACCGCTGCTCGTTGTTGAGGACAGCAATGAAGATTTTCGGATGCTGCAACGTCTAATGCGGCGTATGTCCGTCCAGAACCCCATACACCGTTGTACTAATGGAGATGAGGTTTTAGAGTTCCTCTATCAACTGGGGAAGGATAGCTACGCTAAAGGTGAAAGTCCACCCAACCCTAAAGTAGCATTACGACCCTCTGTGATCTTGCTCGATCTCAATTTGCCAGGTATTGATGGGCGTGACATTTTAGATCGGCTTAAGCAAGACAAGAGTTTCAAGGGAATCCCCATCGTTGTTTTTACCACATCATCTAACCCCAAGGATATTGAATTGTGCTACCAAAAGGGCGCAAATGGATATCTGGTAAAGCCGATGGATGCTCAGGAACTAAAAAAGACAATTCAGGCATTTGTGGATTACTGGCTTGAAGCCAATACGCCGCCAGTGTTGGATTAA
- a CDS encoding ATP-binding protein — MLDIRTLLIIDDCAADRKIYRRYLLKDPHQSYQILEADCAEEGLALCRKARCDVILLDFCLPDMSGLELFDQMQQEIFKTSVPVIMLTGRGDEEVAVQVMKRGALDYLVKQHLTQDVLQLAVRNAIKQSCLQAQLQKTQERQRLIATTALRIRQSLNLEQILNTAVAEVQELLKCDRVMVYQFAPDTDGKIVASSVESYRTVALCDRVGAGKEAGEQGAGSREQRKERGKLITHSPPCTLYPAPLPLLPNSQSPIPYIYELGLCNCVSLKEQFNTKANLVVPINLSNNGNPTPKLWGLLIAHHNSGERQWQTDDAEMLNEVSVQLAIAIQQAELLAQTQAALAKEKQLNVFKSQIIATVSHEYRTPLTSILAAASTLVKHSQQLDESKQERFLGIIEQKARYMSKLVDNMLLVNQFELEKPKFKPIPLDLLQFFSDLIEQERETAGDRHELIFQITGNHQEFWGDRGLLQQIFINLMSNAIKYSPNGGTVEFHLIGKESEVIFYIKDRGIGIPVTDQENLFQSFSRGSNVDTIPGTGLGLAIAKGCVELHGGNIALWSEVGKGTQVTVSLPKICPIPQLSPLST; from the coding sequence ATGTTGGACATACGGACGCTACTCATCATTGATGATTGTGCAGCAGATCGAAAAATCTATCGTCGGTATCTTTTGAAAGATCCGCACCAGTCCTATCAGATTTTAGAGGCAGACTGTGCAGAGGAAGGACTTGCTTTGTGCCGAAAAGCACGTTGCGATGTGATTCTGCTGGATTTTTGCCTACCTGATATGAGCGGGTTAGAACTCTTCGATCAGATGCAGCAGGAGATATTTAAGACTTCTGTCCCTGTGATTATGTTGACAGGGCGCGGCGATGAAGAGGTTGCTGTGCAAGTGATGAAACGGGGTGCTTTGGATTATTTAGTCAAGCAACACTTGACACAGGATGTACTGCAACTAGCAGTCCGTAATGCCATTAAGCAATCGTGCTTGCAAGCCCAACTCCAGAAAACTCAAGAAAGACAACGCCTAATTGCGACGACTGCTTTACGAATTCGTCAGTCTCTTAACCTAGAGCAAATTTTAAATACAGCTGTAGCCGAGGTACAAGAACTTCTAAAGTGCGATCGCGTTATGGTGTATCAGTTCGCCCCCGATACAGATGGTAAAATAGTCGCCTCATCAGTTGAGTCATACCGCACTGTAGCATTGTGCGATCGCGTTGGCGCTGGGAAAGAAGCAGGGGAGCAGGGAGCAGGGAGCAGGGAGCAGAGGAAGGAAAGAGGTAAATTAATTACTCATTCTCCCCCTTGCACCCTGTACCCTGCCCCTCTGCCTCTTCTGCCCAATTCCCAATCCCCAATCCCTTACATTTATGAGCTTGGCTTGTGTAATTGTGTCAGCCTAAAAGAGCAATTTAATACTAAGGCAAATTTAGTGGTTCCCATTAATTTGAGTAACAATGGGAACCCAACCCCCAAGCTTTGGGGCTTATTGATTGCTCACCATAATTCTGGAGAACGACAGTGGCAAACTGATGATGCAGAAATGCTCAATGAAGTTTCGGTACAATTAGCGATCGCTATTCAACAGGCTGAGTTATTAGCCCAAACTCAAGCAGCCCTTGCCAAAGAAAAGCAACTCAATGTATTTAAATCCCAAATCATTGCAACGGTTTCCCATGAGTATCGAACGCCCTTAACTTCAATTCTGGCTGCTGCCTCAACTTTGGTAAAACATAGCCAGCAGCTAGATGAGTCTAAACAAGAGCGGTTCTTGGGAATCATTGAACAGAAAGCCAGGTATATGTCCAAACTCGTGGATAATATGCTTCTGGTTAACCAATTTGAACTGGAAAAACCCAAGTTTAAACCAATCCCATTAGATTTACTACAATTTTTTTCTGATCTGATTGAACAAGAGCGAGAAACAGCAGGCGATCGCCACGAATTAATTTTTCAAATTACTGGTAATCACCAGGAATTTTGGGGCGATCGCGGACTTTTACAGCAAATTTTTATTAACTTAATGTCTAATGCAATTAAGTACTCTCCAAATGGAGGTACTGTAGAATTTCATCTGATTGGCAAAGAATCAGAAGTAATCTTTTACATCAAAGATCGGGGAATTGGTATCCCAGTGACAGATCAAGAGAATTTGTTTCAATCTTTCAGTCGGGGAAGTAACGTTGACACAATTCCTGGTACAGGTTTAGGGCTAGCGATCGCTAAAGGTTGTGTCGAGTTGCATGGCGGCAATATTGCCTTGTGGAGTGAAGTGGGGAAAGGAACTCAAGTTACAGTTAGCTTACCGAAGATATGCCCAATACCTCAACTATCCCCATTATCTACTTGA
- the psbA gene encoding photosystem II q(b) protein, with protein sequence MTTTLQRRESANVWDRFCEWITSTNNRIYIGWFGVVMIPTLLAATACFVIAFIAAPPVDIDGIREPVAGSLIYGNNIISGAVVPSSNAIGLHFYPIWEAASLDEWLYNGGPYQLVIFHFLIGIFCYMGREWELSYRLGMRPWIAIAYSAPVAAASAVFLVYPIGQGSFSDGMPLGISGTFNFMIVFQAEHNILMHPFHQLGVAGVFGGSLFSAMHGSLVTSSLVRETTETESQNYGYKFGQEEETYNIVAAHGYFGRLIFQYASFNNSRSLHFFLAAWPVIGIWFTALGVSTMAFNLNGFNFNQSIIDSEGRVIATWADVINRANLGMEVMHERNAHNFPLDLAAGDVAPVALTAPAING encoded by the coding sequence ATGACAACAACCTTACAACGTCGCGAAAGCGCCAACGTATGGGATCGATTCTGCGAATGGATCACCAGCACCAACAACCGGATTTACATCGGTTGGTTCGGCGTAGTCATGATCCCTACCCTGCTAGCAGCAACTGCTTGCTTCGTAATCGCCTTCATCGCCGCACCTCCAGTAGACATCGATGGTATCCGTGAACCAGTAGCAGGTTCCTTAATCTACGGAAACAACATCATCTCTGGTGCAGTAGTACCTTCCTCCAACGCTATCGGCTTGCACTTCTACCCAATTTGGGAAGCAGCTTCTCTAGATGAGTGGTTGTACAACGGTGGTCCTTACCAATTGGTAATCTTCCACTTCCTGATCGGCATATTCTGCTACATGGGTCGTGAATGGGAACTATCCTACCGCTTAGGTATGCGTCCTTGGATTGCGATCGCATATTCTGCTCCAGTAGCAGCAGCAAGTGCAGTCTTCTTGGTATACCCCATCGGACAAGGTTCATTCTCTGATGGTATGCCTTTAGGTATCTCAGGAACCTTCAACTTCATGATCGTGTTCCAAGCAGAACACAACATCTTGATGCACCCCTTCCACCAACTCGGTGTAGCTGGTGTATTCGGCGGAAGTTTGTTCAGTGCAATGCACGGTTCTTTGGTAACTTCTTCCTTGGTTCGTGAAACAACCGAGACTGAATCACAAAACTACGGTTACAAATTCGGTCAAGAAGAAGAAACCTACAACATCGTTGCAGCACACGGCTACTTCGGTCGTCTAATCTTCCAATACGCTTCCTTCAACAACAGCCGTTCACTGCACTTCTTCTTAGCAGCATGGCCTGTAATTGGTATCTGGTTCACCGCCTTGGGTGTCAGCACAATGGCGTTCAACTTGAACGGTTTCAACTTCAACCAATCAATCATTGACTCTGAAGGTCGTGTGATTGCAACTTGGGCAGATGTAATCAACCGCGCTAACCTGGGTATGGAAGTAATGCACGAGCGTAACGCTCACAACTTCCCTCTAGATTTGGCTGCTGGTGATGTTGCTCCTGTAGCTTTAACCGCTCCTGCTATCAACGGTTAA
- a CDS encoding DUF2834 domain-containing protein: protein MVRKIAFGLLWLGFIIYGFFLAPPDQPDTFELIKNLSLGQWEGINPLVIALFNLMGIWPLIYSAVVFIDGRGQKIPAWLFATASFAVGAFALLPYLALREPNNQFLGKKNTLIKVLDSRVTGFVLIVATAILVAYGLRGGDWGSFVQEWQTNRFIHVMSIDFCLLSLLFPVLLGDDMARRGWKNPQFFWLITLTPLFGPLIYLSVRPPLQEVGIESISKQPATN from the coding sequence ATGGTGAGAAAAATTGCCTTTGGCTTGCTGTGGCTGGGATTCATTATCTATGGTTTTTTCCTAGCGCCTCCTGATCAACCTGATACATTTGAGTTAATTAAAAACCTTTCTCTTGGCCAGTGGGAAGGCATTAACCCATTAGTCATAGCACTATTCAACCTCATGGGCATCTGGCCTCTTATCTACAGCGCAGTAGTTTTTATTGATGGTAGAGGACAAAAAATACCTGCTTGGCTGTTTGCTACTGCCTCTTTTGCAGTTGGTGCTTTTGCCTTGTTGCCGTACTTAGCTCTACGAGAACCAAATAATCAATTTCTCGGTAAAAAGAATACCTTAATCAAGGTGCTAGATTCTCGTGTGACTGGTTTTGTGTTGATAGTAGCCACAGCTATTCTAGTTGCCTACGGTTTAAGAGGAGGAGATTGGGGCAGTTTTGTGCAAGAGTGGCAAACTAACCGCTTCATCCATGTAATGAGCATAGACTTCTGTCTACTTTCCCTATTATTTCCTGTATTACTAGGGGATGATATGGCGCGTCGCGGTTGGAAAAATCCGCAGTTTTTTTGGTTAATAACCTTGACACCGCTATTCGGCCCATTGATTTATTTATCTGTGCGTCCACCTTTACAAGAAGTGGGTATAGAGTCTATATCCAAGCAGCCAGCAACGAATTGA
- the cysE gene encoding serine O-acetyltransferase, which yields MLSILRADFRIIFERDPAARNWLEVLFCYPGLQALLFHRLAHWLYTIGLPLIPRLISHLARFLTGIEIHPGAAIGQSVFIDHGMGVVIGETAIVGDYALIYQGVTLGGTGKECGKRHPTVGENVVVGAGAKVLGNIQVGNNVRIGAGSVVLRDVPSDCTVVGVPGRIIYRSGVRVAPLEHNNLPDSEAEVIRALVDRIEALEEQIQTLQRTQSSEKTPVLVGHLVTQEDELTHDTRWCNLKDKTIQQFLDGAGI from the coding sequence GTGCTATCTATACTGCGTGCTGACTTTCGTATCATATTTGAACGTGACCCAGCTGCTCGTAACTGGTTGGAAGTTTTATTTTGTTACCCTGGTTTGCAAGCCCTGCTATTCCATAGGCTGGCTCACTGGCTTTATACTATTGGTCTTCCCTTGATTCCGCGCCTGATTTCTCACCTGGCTCGGTTTTTGACTGGAATTGAAATCCACCCTGGTGCAGCAATTGGGCAAAGTGTGTTTATTGACCACGGTATGGGTGTAGTGATTGGGGAAACTGCGATCGTTGGAGACTATGCCCTCATTTACCAAGGTGTCACCCTGGGGGGGACTGGTAAAGAATGTGGCAAGCGCCATCCCACTGTGGGCGAAAATGTCGTAGTCGGAGCTGGAGCGAAGGTACTGGGCAATATCCAAGTAGGCAATAATGTTCGTATTGGTGCTGGGTCTGTTGTTCTCAGGGATGTACCCTCAGATTGCACCGTAGTGGGCGTGCCTGGGCGAATTATATATCGTTCTGGAGTTCGGGTTGCACCTCTTGAACACAATAACTTACCAGATTCGGAAGCCGAAGTAATTCGTGCTTTAGTAGACCGGATTGAGGCGCTGGAAGAACAAATACAAACTCTTCAGCGCACACAGTCTTCTGAAAAAACTCCTGTTTTAGTGGGTCATTTAGTCACTCAAGAGGATGAGTTAACCCACGATACTCGCTGGTGCAATCTCAAGGATAAGACCATCCAGCAATTTCTAGATGGTGCTGGCATTTAA
- a CDS encoding Npun_F5749 family FMN-dependent PPOX-type flavoprotein has protein sequence MSLAPWRSAIAHALHRNRSLVYARYLQLATVQANGRPANRTLVFRGFLEDTNQLKFITDVRSAKADQIHQQPWAEVCWYFPNTREQFRITGCLTLVSGDDSDQILQPARIAMWQELSDAARLQFAWPDPGKPRVETPEAFAPPAPEPIQPVPNFCLLLLEPVEVDHLELRGEPQNRWLYRRDDQQDWSSQTINP, from the coding sequence ATGTCTCTTGCTCCTTGGCGAAGCGCGATCGCTCATGCACTCCATCGCAACCGCAGCCTTGTTTATGCCCGTTACCTCCAACTAGCAACGGTACAGGCAAACGGTCGCCCTGCGAATCGTACCCTAGTCTTTCGCGGCTTTCTGGAAGATACAAACCAGCTAAAATTTATCACCGATGTTCGTAGTGCTAAAGCTGACCAGATACATCAACAACCTTGGGCAGAAGTTTGCTGGTACTTTCCCAATACACGAGAACAATTCCGCATCACTGGTTGTTTGACCCTAGTAAGTGGTGATGATTCTGACCAGATTTTACAGCCAGCGCGGATTGCAATGTGGCAAGAATTGAGTGATGCGGCACGTTTACAGTTTGCTTGGCCTGATCCTGGTAAACCTAGAGTTGAAACCCCAGAAGCTTTTGCACCACCAGCACCCGAACCTATACAGCCAGTACCTAATTTTTGTCTCCTGCTACTCGAACCGGTAGAGGTAGACCACTTAGAATTACGCGGCGAACCACAAAATCGATGGCTTTACCGCCGTGACGACCAGCAAGATTGGTCTAGTCAAACGATTAATCCTTAG
- the hrcA gene encoding heat-inducible transcriptional repressor HrcA has translation MEVQLTNRQQHILWATVRHYIATAEPVGSKALVEEYDLGVSSATIRNVMGVLEKSGLLYQPHASAGRVPSDSGYRIYVDQLITPSLRSRSVSQTDATRTETLGREVEVALQKQLQWQDRSLETLLQGAAQILATLSGCISLITMPQTTTALLRHLQLVQIEGGQIMLIVVTDGYETHSKLMELPPTTEETQRDSEVIDRELQIVSNFLNSHLRGRSLLELPYLNWSELDQEFQRYGEFLKNSVAELTRRTLAPSATQIMVRGVSEVLRQPEFAQLQQVQTIIHLLEEEQDQLWRLIFEEPEPEEGSKPKVTVRIGAENPLEPIRTCTLISSNYRRGSIPVGSVGVLGPTRLDYESAIAVVASAADYLSEAFSYFNP, from the coding sequence ATGGAAGTCCAGTTAACAAATCGACAACAGCATATACTTTGGGCAACGGTACGTCACTACATTGCTACGGCAGAGCCAGTTGGTTCAAAGGCTTTGGTCGAGGAGTACGACCTGGGTGTAAGCTCGGCGACAATTCGCAATGTGATGGGCGTTTTAGAAAAGTCTGGATTACTCTATCAACCACACGCTTCTGCTGGACGTGTACCTTCAGATTCAGGCTATCGCATTTATGTTGACCAGCTAATTACACCTTCTCTGCGATCGCGCAGCGTGTCGCAGACAGACGCTACGCGGACAGAAACTTTAGGGCGAGAAGTAGAGGTGGCACTGCAAAAACAGCTACAGTGGCAAGATCGGAGTTTAGAAACCCTATTGCAAGGAGCCGCGCAAATTTTAGCAACCTTGAGTGGTTGCATTAGCTTGATAACTATGCCGCAAACGACTACAGCGCTATTGCGACATCTGCAATTAGTGCAAATTGAAGGTGGGCAGATCATGCTAATTGTGGTGACAGATGGTTACGAGACACATTCTAAATTGATGGAATTGCCGCCAACAACAGAAGAGACACAACGGGATTCAGAGGTAATCGATCGCGAATTGCAGATTGTTTCTAACTTTTTGAATAGTCATTTGCGGGGGCGAAGTCTGTTGGAATTACCCTACCTCAACTGGAGCGAACTAGATCAGGAGTTCCAACGCTACGGAGAATTCTTGAAAAATTCAGTTGCCGAATTGACTCGTCGGACTCTTGCACCCAGTGCAACCCAAATTATGGTTCGGGGTGTGTCAGAAGTTTTGCGCCAGCCAGAATTTGCCCAGTTACAGCAGGTACAAACGATTATCCATCTGTTGGAAGAAGAACAAGACCAACTGTGGCGATTAATATTTGAGGAACCAGAACCGGAGGAAGGTAGTAAACCAAAGGTAACAGTTCGTATTGGCGCAGAAAATCCCTTAGAACCGATACGCACCTGCACCTTGATTTCTTCCAACTATCGCCGGGGTTCGATACCCGTAGGAAGTGTGGGAGTTTTGGGGCCAACTCGTCTAGATTATGAAAGTGCGATCGCAGTCGTAGCATCTGCTGCTGATTATCTCTCAGAAGCTTTTAGTTATTTCAATCCTTGA